From Oryzias melastigma strain HK-1 linkage group LG15, ASM292280v2, whole genome shotgun sequence, one genomic window encodes:
- the LOC112162272 gene encoding zinc finger protein 572: MLGEQRLRLLVRERLAAAAEEIFGLVERTVAEYREEVVRSRREILQLREQVERLSELRPPVLLPKAEPLQPSEDPDHRTTVETKEEVDGVQVKQEPPDLFFLADVQESPPEDATLPHCDLEAAARGVTVTLSEEDWRGGEGSSSGRKNKTACRFCGAAFKRDCDLLRHTAESHSGRKAFKCPECGKELARRDSLVLHLRTHRGEKPHRCPFCGRFFSQTSNLRVHMRKHTGEKPYYCGCCQKMVAHSYHLKICLQRTSAQARTAGARAFRCPRCGKKFCTAADLKVHKRIHEARK; this comes from the exons ATGCTGGGGGAACAACGGCTCCGGCTGCTGGTCCGCGAGCGGCTCGCAGCGGCGGCGGAGGAGATCTTCGGGCTCGTGGAGAGGACGGTCGCGGAGTACCGGGAGGAGGTGGTCCGCTCCCGGCGGGAGATCCTGCAGCTGCGGGAGCAGGTGGAGCGGCTGAGCGAGCTCCGCCCGCCGGTCCTCTTACCCAAAGCAG AACCGCTGCAGCCCTCAGAGGATCCGGACCACAGAACCACGGTGGAGACAAAGGAGGAAGTGGACGGTGTGCAGGTCAAACAGGAGCCGCCTGATCTCTTCTTCCTCGCAGATGTCCAGGAGAGTCCTCCAGAGGACGCCACGTTGCCTCACTGTGACCTCGAGGCGGCTGCTCGCGGCGTCACCGTGACGCTGAGCGAGGAGGACTGGAGGGGGGGCGAAGGCTCGTCCTCGGGTCGCAAGAACAAGACGGCCTGCCGCTTCTGCGGCGCCGCCTTCAAACGCGACTGCGACCTCCTCAGGCACACGGCCGAGTCTCACTCGGGGAGGAAGGCCTTCAAGTGCCCCGAGTGCGGCAAAGAGTTGGCCCGCAGGGACAGCCTGGTGCTGCACCTGAGGACCCACAGGGGCGAGAAGCCGCACCGCTGCCCCTTCTGCGGCCGCTTCTTCTCGCAGACCTCCAACCTGCGCGTCCACATGAGGAAGCACACGGGCGAGAAGCCGTACTACTGCGGCTGCTGCCAGAAGATGGTGGCGCACTCCTACCACCTGAAAATCTGCCTCCAGCGGACCTCGGCCCAGGCCAGGACCGCGGGGGCGAGGGCTTTCCGCTGCCCCCGCTGCGGGAAGAAGTTCTGTACGGCGGCCGACCTGAAGGTCCACAAGAGGATCCACGAGGCCAGGAAGTGA